A section of the Amblyomma americanum isolate KBUSLIRL-KWMA chromosome 2, ASM5285725v1, whole genome shotgun sequence genome encodes:
- the LOC144121547 gene encoding uncharacterized protein LOC144121547 produces MKTPALIACVLALAICLPSTCKGQYYWGANGWREYWQPSNTGFCDRAYPARQTDGYVHSCRYLCVGLPVRYSFEQDGTPCYTNRWLAGACYAGRCQAGWWPVQQPAVSQAPATAAPVATTERASLENQGWSWPGEDAESQRCTRADTQVPTVRRSCRYLCRGWPIRLENEADGTACQLSWWREGFCFRGHCQRNYPLLPAPRDEDNEIQDSKDSASKLKCRNYKERVKVDGVVRSCKFVCKQRKKAFVAYEENGTPCAALPGQIGFCDHGVCKAVEAATAPTEAPQADTEQVTEETGAVVSSVINAASLAPATATADDATAVETTTASTAVAEEADTAAPAVRSPWTPGFVGVKCDRAYPPKVVDGRLLKCRFLCRGYPHLRIGFEEDGAPCLRKKTLEGVCFNGKCKPLPPSTDATAVKAETTTVESLVTEAVAPSSSGAEETETEVRVSTEGAQDVSETATATEGEVSYATSASETAASVPADAEETSDVTVSTKSTTEGEASDVTSASETRAFTSANNEETPAATEISKSATEGEGSESTSGSESAVTASAGAEETSAAIETSKLPTEGERSDVTSASESGAPATAGVEEKSAPTEASKPAAEGEASDATSGSESAAPATDGAVEPSAVTEDIKSETEGEDSGATSTSESRAAATADVEETSAATEIIKSAAEGEASDATSGSESAAPATDDAVEPSAVTDDIKSETEGEGSDATSTSESGAADTADVEETSAATEIIKSAAEGEASDATSRSESAAPATDGAVEPSAVTEDIKSQTEGEDSGATSTIESGAAATADVEETSAATEIIKSAAEGEASDATSRSESAAPATDDAVEPSAVTDDIKSETEGEGSGATSTSESGAADTADVEETSAATEIIKSAAEGEASDATSGSESAASATSVAVEPSAVTEDIKSETEGEGSGATSTSESGAVATADVEETSAATEIIKSAAEGEASDATSGSESAAPATDDAVEPSAVTEGIKSETKGEGSGATSTSESGASASADVDEASAPTETSKSATESEASDATSGSESGAAAAIEVKETSAAIETSKSATEGEDSDVTSASVSGASASVEVKETSAVIEASKSTTEGEVSDATSEIGSGAGGESQSSAVPSSSDFTTGAAATTGEPSYDTTLDADHSVSEAATASGQGLEATTSGSETLGASSGEPTPGTEDAEIIVERTEKTVVVTARDDLTTYSDEVVTDVGSAATEQAAKEKDSTEIVMQPTESARTESTESGFGDVTTTSSSGEKLTTSSSFKSAATEAQQDIAQETEASFVVGAKEGTAAVDESAEVKIITTEAPIAGEAEGTTAAAEPATVKIITTITRKEIVRPVEPDPSQPDATLVETTRSTSVKTLPVSVLNETAESSPVVPASGSPSESSDVASEDAASTDAVSSGPSLVITDFVQKTAASPKGQATTPSVQEESTAPAESGSEVNKIV; encoded by the exons ATGAAAACGCCCGCTTTGATAGCGTGCGTTTTGGCACTTGCGATCTGCCTTCCGTCTACATGCAAAG GCCAATACTACTGGGGCGCTAATGGCTGGCGTGAGTACTGGCAGCCTTCCAACACTGGCTTCTGCGACCGCGCCTATCCCGCAAGGCAG acggacGGCTACGTCCACTCTTGCCGGTACCTGTGCGTTGGGCTTCCCGTCAGGTACAGCTTCGAACAAGACGGCACACCCTGCTAT aCAAACCGGTGGCTAGCAGGAGCGTGCTACGCTGGTCGATGCCAGGCGGGATGGTGGCCAGTACAACAGCCGGCGGTTTCACAGGCACCTGCGACAGCGGCACCTGTCGCCACGACAGAGCGCGCATCCTTAGAAAACCAAG GCTGGAGTTGGCCGGGTGAGGACGCCGAGAGTCAACGTTGCACGCGTGCCGACACG CAAGTGCCGACTGTGAGGAGAAGCTGCCGGTACCTATGCAGGGGCTGGCCTATCCGCCTTGAGAATGAAGCAGACGGAACAGCCTGCCAACTG TCCTGGTGGAGAGAAGGGTTCTGCTTCAGAGGCCACTGTCAGCGAAACTACCCTCTGCTGCCGGCACCAAGAGATGAAGACAACGAAATTCAAG ATAGCAAGGACTCGGCAAGCAAACTGAAGTGCAGGAACTACAAAGAAAGGGTAAAG gttGATGGAGTGGTTCGCTCCTGCAAGTTCGTGTGCAAGCAGAGGAAGAAGGCCTTTGTTGCGTACGAAGAAAATGGGACACCATGCGCG GCACTGCCGGGGCAGATCGGCTTCTGCGATCACGGAGTGTGCAAGGCGGTTGAAGCTGCCACGGCACCTACTGAAGCTCCCCAGGCGGATACGGAGCAAGTGACGGAGGAGACTGGGGCGGTCGTTTCATCTGTGATCAACGCGGCATCACTCGCCCCTGCAACAGCAACCGCTGATGATGCTACTGCAGTAGAGACGACCACCGCTTCGACCGCTGTTGCAGAGGAAGCAGATACGGCGGCCCCTGCGGTCAGATCGCCATGGACTCCTG GTTTCGTTGGGGTTAAGTGTGACCGGGCCTACCCTCCTAAGGTG GTGGATGGACGGCTGCTCAAGTGCCGATTCCTGTGCCGAGGATACCCTCATCTTAGGATTGGATTCGAAGAGGACGGCGCGCCTTGTCTG AGAAAGAAGACATTAGAGGGCGTGTGCTTCAACGGAAAGTGCAAGCCTCTTCCTCCTTCAACTGATGCAACTGCTGTGAAGGCAGAAACAACGACGGTGGAGTCGCTTGTTACTGAGGCGGTTGCACCCAGCAGTTCTGGAGCTGAAGAAACAGAAACAGAGGTGCGTGTCTCTACAGAAGGTGCGCAAGATGTCTCAGAAACTGCGACCGCCACAGAAGGTGAAGTTTCTTATGCTACCTCAGCAAGCGAAACCGCAGCGTCCGTCCCGGCTGACGCTGAAGAAACGTCTGATGTCACTGTGAGTACAAAATCAACAACCGAAGGCGAAGCTTCTGATGTTACATCAGCAAGCGAAACTAGAGCGTTTACCTCTGCTAACAATGAAGAAACGCCTGCTGCCACTGAAATCAGCAAATCGGCTACGGAGGGCGAAGGTTCTGAATCTACGTCGGGAAGCGAAAGTGCAGTGACTGCCAGTGCTGGCGCTGAAGAAACTTCTGCTGCCATAGAGACAAGCAAATTGCCAACCGAAGGCGAACGTTCTGATGTTACATCGGCAAGCGAAAGTGGAGCGCCTGCTACTGCCGGAGTTGAAGAAAAATCTGCTCCCACTGAGGCCAGCAAACCGGCAGCCGAAGGCGAAGCTTCTGATGCTACATCGGGAAGTGAAAGTGCAGCGCCCGCAACTGATGGTGCTGTAGAACCTTCAGCTGTCACTGAGGACATCAAATCGGAAACCGAAGGTGAAGACTCTGGCGCTACATCGACAAGCGAAAGTAGAGCGGCTGCTACTGCTGACGTTGAAGAAACCTCTGCTGCCACGGAGATCATCAAATCGGCAGCCGAAGGCGAAGCTTCTGATGCTACATCGGGAAGCGAAAGTGCAGCGCCCGCAACTGATGATGCTGTAGAACCCTCTGCTGTCACTGATGACATCAAATCGGAAACCGAAGGCGAAGGCTCTGACGCTACATCGACAAGCGAAAGTGGAGCGGCTGATACTGCTGACGTTGAAGAAACCTCTGCTGCCACTGAGATCATCAAATCGGCAGCCGAAGGCGAAGCTTCTGATGCGACATCGCGAAGCGAAAGTGCAGCGCCCGCAACTGATGGTGCTGTAGAACCCTCAGCTGTCACTGAGGACATCAAATCGCAAACCGAAGGCGAAGACTCTGGCGCTACATCGACAATCGAAAGTGGAGCGGCTGCTACTGCTGACGTTGAAGAAACCTCTGCTGCCACTGAGATCATCAAATCGGCAGCCGAAGGCGAAGCTTCTGATGCTACATCGCGAAGCGAAAGTGCAGCGCCCGCAACTGATGATGCTGTAGAACCCTCTGCTGTCACTGATGACATCAAATCGGAAACCGAAGGCGAAGGCTCTGGCGCCACATCGACAAGCGAAAGCGGAGCGGCGGATACTGCTGACGTTGAAGAAACCTCTGCTGCCACTGAGATCATCAAATCGGCAGCCGAAGGCGAAGCTTCTGATGCTACATCGGGAAGCGAAAGCGCAGCGTCTGCAACTTCTGTTGCTGTAGAACCCTCTGCTGTCACTGAGGACATCAAATCGGAAACAGAAGGCGAAGGTTCTGGTGCTACATCGACAAGCGAAAGTGGAGCGGTTGCTACTGCTGACGTTGAAGAAACCTCTGCTGCGACTGAGATCATCAAATCGGCAGCTGAAGGCGAAGCTTCTGATGCTACATCGGGAAGTGAAAGTGCAGCGCCCGCAACTGATGATGCTGTAGAACCCTCTGCTGTCACTGAGGGCATCAAATCGGAAACCAAAGGCGAAGGCTCTGGTGCTACATCGACAAGCGAAAGTGGAGCGTCTGCTAGCGCTGACGTTGACGAAGCTTCTGCTCCCACTGAGACCAGTAAATCGGCTACCGAAAGCGAAGCTTCTGATGCTACGTCGGGAAGCGAAAGCGGAGCGGCTGCCGCTATTGAAGTTAAAGAAACCTCAGCTGCCATTGAGACCAGCAAATCAGCTACCGAAGGCGAAGATTCTGATGTTACATCGGCAAGTGTAAGTGGAGCATCTGCCTCTGTTGAAGTTAAAGAAACTTCTGCTGTCATTGAGGCCTCGAAATCGACTACCGAAGGCGAAGTTTCTGACGCAACATCAGAGATCGGAAGTGGAGCAGGCGGTGAAAGCCAAAGCAGTGCTGTGCCGAGCTCCTCAGATTTTACCACTGGCGCAGCTGCAACCACAGGGGAACcctcttatgataccacactagATGCCGATCATTCGGTGTCCGAGGCCGCAACGGCTTCCGGTCAGGGGTTAGAGGCTACCACTTCTGGTTCGGAGACATTAGGTGCCTCATCTGGTGAGCCCACTCCAGGGACGGAAGACGCAGAAATTATCGTGGAACGTACTGAGAAGACGGTCGTTGTTACAGCGCGGGATGACCTGACTACTTACTCTGATGAAGTCGTGACAGATGTTGGCAGCGCCGCAACAGAACAAGCCGCGAAGGAGAAAGATTCAACAGAAATCGTTATGCAGCCGACAGAGAGTGCGAGAACAGAATCGACTGAATCCGGATTTGGAGACGTTACCACAACTTCCAGCTCCGGAGAAAAGCTCACAACGAGCTCGTCTTTTAAATCTGCTGCCACTGAGGCGCAACAGGACATTGCCCAAGAAACTGAAGCATCCTTTGTAGTCGGAGCAAAAGAAGGCACTGCGGCTGTCGACGAGTCTGCGGAAGTAAAAATTATTACAACTGAAGCACCCATCGCTGGTGAAGCCGAGGGCACGACTGCTGCGGCTGAGCCTGCCACAGTAAAAATTATCACAACCATCACTCGCAAAGAAATTGTCCGTCCCGTTGAGCCCGACCCATCCCAGCCCGACGCGACCTTAGTAGAAACAACCCGCAGTACGTCCGTGAAGACACTGCCAGTTTCAGTACTCAACGAAACCGCAGAATCAAGCCCTGTGGTGCCCGCATCCGGATCACCCAGCGAAAGCAGTGATGTAGCAAGTGAAGATGCAGCAAGCACAGACGCGGTGAGCAGTGGTCCCTCGCTCGTAATAACGGACTTTGTGCAGAAAACAGCGGCATCGCCGAAGGGCCAGGCAACAACGCCGAGTGTACAGGAAGAGAGTACCGCGCCCGCTGAAAGTGGCAGTGAAGTTAACAAAATCGTATAA